A region of Rahnella aceris DNA encodes the following proteins:
- a CDS encoding MFS transporter, which translates to MNHKTEGSAPATRQDVQQAPPAWMAVFSLTMGVFGLLTAEYLPASLLTPMASDLQVTEALAGQAVTVTAVIALFAGLLVPGLTRKLDRRTVLLSFTVLMIASNLLVALSSSLAVLLVMRILLGVALGGFWSMAAAVAMRLVPEKLVPRALSVIFSGIAVGTVVSVPLGSFLGELYGWRSAFIAAALVGGVTLAFQWFTLPRMAPRQVTHIASVLTLLRRPGIATGMSGCVLAHTGQYALFTYIRPSLESVSHVNAGGLALLLLGFGVANFAGTLLAGWIMTYSLRLTLIVMPCLVGIAALGMILLPVQITGLTLLVLLWGLAFGGVPVAWSNWVTRSVPDQAESAGGMVVAAVQSSIAAGAALGGVMFGLGGISGVFITAGIVMLSAALIIALCVRVGLSGDGAETQSLQHE; encoded by the coding sequence ATGAATCATAAAACAGAGGGCTCAGCGCCCGCGACCCGACAAGATGTGCAACAGGCTCCGCCAGCATGGATGGCAGTCTTCTCCCTCACCATGGGCGTGTTCGGTTTGTTAACAGCAGAATACCTGCCAGCCAGCCTGTTAACGCCCATGGCCTCAGACCTGCAGGTGACAGAAGCATTGGCCGGTCAGGCGGTGACGGTCACCGCGGTTATCGCGCTGTTTGCCGGACTGCTGGTACCGGGCCTGACCCGTAAGCTTGACCGCAGAACCGTTCTGTTAAGTTTTACTGTGCTGATGATCGCCTCAAACCTGCTGGTCGCCCTTTCCTCCAGCCTTGCCGTGTTGCTGGTGATGCGGATCCTGCTTGGCGTCGCGCTGGGCGGATTCTGGAGTATGGCCGCAGCGGTCGCGATGCGGCTGGTTCCGGAGAAACTCGTGCCGCGGGCACTGTCGGTTATCTTCAGTGGTATTGCGGTGGGAACCGTCGTTTCCGTGCCGCTGGGAAGCTTTCTCGGTGAACTCTATGGCTGGCGCAGCGCGTTCATTGCCGCGGCTCTGGTGGGAGGAGTCACTCTTGCTTTTCAGTGGTTCACATTACCGCGCATGGCGCCCCGTCAGGTTACACATATAGCATCAGTCTTAACATTGCTGCGCCGTCCCGGCATTGCCACGGGGATGTCCGGCTGTGTGCTGGCACATACCGGCCAGTATGCCCTGTTTACGTATATTCGCCCTTCTCTGGAAAGCGTGAGTCATGTAAATGCGGGCGGACTGGCCCTGCTATTGCTCGGATTCGGAGTGGCAAATTTTGCGGGTACATTGCTGGCCGGATGGATAATGACTTACAGCCTTCGCCTGACGCTGATTGTGATGCCTTGTTTAGTCGGTATCGCAGCGCTGGGGATGATATTACTGCCCGTTCAGATCACCGGACTCACTCTGCTGGTTTTGCTGTGGGGGCTGGCATTCGGCGGTGTCCCCGTCGCCTGGTCAAACTGGGTAACCCGCTCGGTGCCCGATCAGGCTGAGAGCGCAGGAGGCATGGTGGTGGCTGCCGTGCAATCTTCTATCGCGGCCGGTGCGGCACTGGGAGGCGTCATGTTCGGACTGGGGGGGATCTCCGGGGTATTTATCACGGCAGGTATTGTGATGTTAAGTGCTGCGCTGATCATTGCCTTGTGCGTCAGGGTTGGCCTGTCCGGTGACGGCGCAGAAACCCAGTCCCTTCAGCACGAATAG
- a CDS encoding cytochrome ubiquinol oxidase subunit I, which yields MFGLDAFHLARIQFAFTVSFHIIFPAITIGLASFLAVLEGMWLKTGNRSYRDLYHFWSKIFAVNFGMGVVSGLVMAYQFGTNWSGFSQFAGSITGPLLTYEVLTAFFLEAGFLGVMLFGWNRVGPGLHFFATCMVALGTLISTFWILASNSWMHTPQGYEIVNGVVVPTDWFKVIFNPSFPYRLFHMSIAAFLASAFFVGASGAWHLLRGNDTPAVRKMFSMALWMALIVAPIQAMVGDAHGLNTLEYQPAKIAAIEGHWENPPGEATPLILFGIPDMEQERTKYALEIPYLGSMILTHSLQKQVPALKSFPKEDRPYSPVVFWSFRIMVALGLLMITAGVLGVWLRYKKRLYQSRPFLWFTLLMGPSGLIALLAGWFTTEIGRQPWVVYGVQRTRDAVSAHGEMHMSLSLLAFLLVYSSVFGIGYVYMMRLIKKGPVTGEGDEVSHGGPGKPNTPARPLSAAQEGLSNPEGSKKYD from the coding sequence ATGTTTGGATTAGATGCTTTTCACCTGGCAAGAATACAATTCGCATTCACCGTGTCTTTTCACATCATATTTCCTGCCATTACGATCGGGCTGGCCAGTTTTCTTGCGGTGCTTGAAGGGATGTGGCTGAAAACCGGCAACCGCAGTTACCGGGATCTGTATCATTTCTGGTCCAAAATTTTTGCTGTTAACTTTGGCATGGGGGTCGTGTCAGGTCTGGTGATGGCCTATCAGTTCGGCACCAACTGGAGCGGATTCTCGCAATTTGCCGGTAGCATTACCGGCCCTTTACTGACCTATGAAGTGCTGACCGCATTTTTCCTCGAAGCCGGTTTTCTGGGCGTGATGTTGTTCGGCTGGAACCGGGTGGGGCCTGGCCTGCATTTCTTTGCGACCTGTATGGTGGCGCTGGGCACGCTTATCTCCACCTTTTGGATCCTGGCATCGAACAGCTGGATGCATACTCCGCAGGGCTATGAAATTGTCAATGGCGTCGTGGTGCCGACGGACTGGTTTAAGGTCATTTTTAACCCGTCATTTCCTTATCGTCTGTTCCATATGTCCATCGCGGCTTTCCTCGCCAGTGCGTTCTTTGTGGGGGCTTCCGGTGCCTGGCACCTGCTTCGCGGCAATGATACGCCAGCGGTTCGGAAAATGTTTTCCATGGCATTGTGGATGGCGCTGATCGTCGCCCCCATTCAGGCAATGGTCGGTGACGCCCACGGACTGAATACGCTGGAATATCAGCCCGCCAAAATTGCGGCCATTGAAGGGCACTGGGAAAATCCGCCCGGGGAAGCCACACCGTTAATTCTTTTTGGCATCCCGGATATGGAGCAGGAACGCACGAAATATGCGCTGGAGATCCCTTATCTGGGCAGTATGATCCTGACACATAGCCTGCAAAAACAGGTGCCCGCGCTGAAGAGTTTCCCGAAAGAAGATCGTCCCTATTCGCCGGTAGTTTTCTGGTCTTTCCGCATCATGGTCGCGCTCGGTCTGCTGATGATCACGGCAGGCGTGCTGGGTGTGTGGCTGCGTTATAAAAAGCGGCTTTATCAGTCCCGCCCGTTCCTTTGGTTCACGCTGCTGATGGGACCTTCCGGTCTGATTGCCCTGCTTGCGGGCTGGTTTACTACTGAAATTGGCCGTCAGCCGTGGGTGGTTTATGGCGTTCAGCGCACCCGCGATGCCGTCTCCGCGCACGGTGAAATGCACATGAGCCTCAGCCTGTTAGCTTTCCTGCTGGTGTACTCGTCCGTTTTTGGTATTGGCTACGTTTACATGATGCGTCTTATCAAAAAAGGGCCGGTGACCGGTGAAGGTGATGAGGTTTCTCACGGTGGACCAGGTAAGCCAAACACACCGGCGCGTCCGCTGTCTGCGGCGCAGGAAGGGCTGAGCAATCCTGAGGGAAGTAAAAAATATGATTGA
- the cydB gene encoding cytochrome d ubiquinol oxidase subunit II, whose product MIDYTIIWFGIIVFANLMYIVMDGFDLGIGILFPFNKDKTERDMMVNTVAPVWDGNETWLVLGGAALYGAFPLAYSVITDALTIPLTLMLFGLIFRGVAFEFRFKATEKHRPFWDKSFIAGSIVATFSQGVAVGAVLNGFEVTGRTYSGSALSWLAPFPIFCGIGLVVAYALLGCTWLIMKTENALHQKMCRLAKPLVITLLAITGVISIWTPLTHADIAHRWFSMPNLIAFLPVPVLVLACTWGILRAIKSHAHYMPFLLTLALIFLGFSGLGISIWPNIIPPAISIWDAASSEKSLAFMLVGAVFIIPVILIYTFWSYYVFRGKIRENEGYH is encoded by the coding sequence ATGATTGATTACACTATTATATGGTTTGGAATTATCGTATTTGCGAACCTGATGTACATCGTAATGGATGGCTTTGATCTGGGTATCGGTATTTTATTCCCGTTCAATAAAGACAAAACCGAACGCGACATGATGGTCAACACCGTTGCACCGGTGTGGGACGGTAATGAAACCTGGCTGGTACTGGGCGGCGCGGCCTTATACGGCGCTTTCCCGCTGGCTTATTCGGTGATCACCGATGCACTCACCATTCCGTTAACCCTGATGCTTTTCGGTCTTATTTTTCGCGGCGTGGCGTTTGAATTTCGCTTCAAGGCGACCGAAAAGCACCGTCCGTTTTGGGACAAATCGTTCATTGCCGGTTCCATCGTGGCCACCTTCAGTCAGGGCGTGGCCGTCGGCGCAGTGCTTAATGGCTTTGAGGTGACAGGCAGAACGTATAGCGGCTCAGCGTTAAGCTGGCTGGCCCCCTTCCCTATTTTTTGTGGTATCGGGCTGGTGGTCGCCTACGCGCTGCTGGGCTGTACATGGTTAATCATGAAAACGGAAAATGCCCTGCATCAGAAGATGTGCCGTCTGGCTAAACCCCTGGTGATCACGCTGCTGGCGATCACCGGTGTGATCAGCATCTGGACGCCGCTGACCCATGCCGATATTGCTCATCGCTGGTTCAGCATGCCGAATCTGATCGCCTTTCTGCCGGTGCCGGTACTGGTCTTAGCCTGTACCTGGGGAATTTTGCGGGCGATAAAAAGTCACGCGCACTATATGCCGTTTCTGCTGACTCTCGCGCTGATTTTCCTCGGATTTTCGGGGCTTGGGATCAGCATCTGGCCGAATATTATTCCGCCGGCCATCTCGATTTGGGATGCGGCATCGTCAGAGAAAAGCCTGGCATTTATGCTGGTTGGCGCGGTGTTCATCATCCCCGTGATCCTGATTTATACCTTCTGGAGCTATTACGTCTTCCGGGGGAAAATCAGGGAAAACGAAGGCTACCATTGA
- a CDS encoding DUF2474 domain-containing protein: MQDMTVNSKKPFWKRVVWLIVIYSLSVLSLAVVAFLFRMMMTAAGMKSH, translated from the coding sequence ATGCAGGATATGACCGTTAATAGTAAGAAGCCCTTCTGGAAACGCGTCGTCTGGCTGATCGTCATTTATTCATTGAGTGTTTTATCACTGGCCGTGGTGGCATTCTTATTCAGAATGATGATGACGGCAGCCGGAATGAAGTCGCATTAA
- a CDS encoding FadR/GntR family transcriptional regulator, whose amino-acid sequence MPIKKLENPRIYRQIADQLKTLIDNKEFPPGSRLPAERELASQLQVSRASVREALIALEVIGLVDVRVGNGVIVRQQPAVPATPSQEPVMSQAGRNQWADVDDELNIELDFTAELPPFSLLQTRRLIEPETAALAARNATDAELAAIRQAYEQNCRDNRNGSATHPGDRLFHIRIAQASGNPAYAFIIAHLLGHRYGTMFRSLQLHYTPQDMPHRSEIEHLEILTALEARDSRAAKKAMKEHLDAVIKIFGQG is encoded by the coding sequence ATGCCGATAAAAAAATTAGAAAATCCCAGAATATACAGGCAGATAGCTGACCAGCTTAAAACGTTAATTGATAACAAAGAATTTCCGCCCGGCAGCCGTCTTCCGGCCGAGCGTGAACTGGCGAGTCAGTTACAGGTCAGCCGCGCGTCGGTGCGTGAGGCGCTGATTGCGCTGGAAGTGATCGGGCTGGTGGATGTGCGGGTGGGAAACGGCGTCATTGTCCGTCAGCAACCTGCCGTTCCGGCCACGCCTTCGCAGGAGCCGGTGATGTCGCAGGCAGGGCGTAATCAGTGGGCGGATGTGGATGATGAGCTGAATATTGAGCTGGATTTTACGGCTGAACTGCCACCGTTTTCGCTGTTGCAAACCCGTCGTCTGATAGAGCCGGAAACCGCCGCGCTGGCGGCAAGAAATGCCACTGACGCCGAACTTGCGGCGATCAGGCAGGCATATGAACAAAACTGTCGCGATAACCGCAATGGCTCGGCAACGCATCCCGGCGACCGGTTGTTCCATATCCGTATTGCGCAGGCCAGCGGAAATCCGGCTTATGCCTTCATCATCGCCCACCTGCTCGGCCACCGTTATGGCACCATGTTCCGCAGCCTGCAATTACACTACACGCCGCAGGACATGCCGCACCGTTCTGAGATTGAGCACCTCGAGATCCTGACCGCGCTGGAGGCCCGTGACAGTCGTGCAGCGAAGAAGGCAATGAAGGAACATCTGGATGCGGTGATTAAGATTTTCGGGCAAGGGTGA
- a CDS encoding SDR family oxidoreductase: MNLAGKKVLITAAGQGIGFNTATLFAREGAEVIATDINIDALHNIPGITPRLLDVTDPQAIAALAEETGALDVLFNCAGVVHSGDILTCTEREWQFALDLNVTAMFRMIRAFLPAMLERNHGSVINMSSVASSIKGVPNRFAYSASKAAVIGLTRSVAADYVTRGIRCNAICPGTVESPSLRQRIAAQAKAEGRSEAEVYAAFVSRQPIGRIGKTEEIAQLALYLASDASSYTTGTVQIIDGGWSN, translated from the coding sequence ATGAACCTGGCCGGGAAAAAAGTTCTGATCACCGCCGCCGGACAAGGCATCGGTTTCAACACCGCCACGCTGTTTGCCCGTGAAGGCGCAGAGGTGATTGCCACCGACATCAACATCGACGCATTACACAATATTCCCGGCATCACCCCGCGCCTGCTTGATGTGACCGACCCGCAGGCGATTGCTGCGCTGGCAGAAGAAACCGGCGCGCTCGATGTGCTGTTCAACTGCGCTGGCGTGGTGCACAGCGGCGATATCCTGACCTGCACCGAACGCGAATGGCAGTTTGCGCTCGATCTTAACGTCACCGCGATGTTCCGCATGATCCGCGCTTTTCTGCCCGCCATGCTTGAGCGCAACCACGGTTCAGTGATCAACATGTCTTCCGTCGCCTCCAGCATCAAAGGTGTGCCGAACCGCTTTGCTTACAGCGCTTCAAAAGCGGCCGTGATTGGCCTGACCCGTTCTGTTGCAGCGGATTACGTCACCCGCGGCATTCGCTGTAACGCGATTTGTCCGGGCACGGTGGAATCGCCGTCCCTGCGCCAGCGCATCGCGGCACAGGCAAAGGCCGAAGGCCGCAGCGAAGCCGAGGTGTACGCGGCGTTTGTTTCCCGCCAGCCGATCGGGCGCATCGGTAAAACCGAAGAAATCGCCCAGCTTGCGCTGTATCTGGCTTCCGACGCCAGTTCATACACCACCGGCACGGTTCAAATTATTGACGGCGGCTGGAGCAACTGA
- a CDS encoding fumarylacetoacetate hydrolase family protein encodes MKLLRYGNAGSERPGLLDDNGTLRDLSAHIADISGEFLQPETLDKLRQLDPHTLPLVGGEPRLGACVGKVGKFICIGLNYADHAAETGAEIPKEPVIFSKWTSAMVGPNDDVEIPRDSVKTDWEVELGVVIGTGGRYISEADAMSHVAGYCVINDVSEREFQIERGGTWDKGKGCDTFGPTGPWLVTADEIPDPHQLNLWLEVDGKRYQNGNTRTMIFQIPEIISYLSRFMSLQPGDIISTGTPPGVGLGQKPPVYLKAGQVMRLGIEGLGEQRQKTVQA; translated from the coding sequence ATGAAATTATTACGTTACGGCAACGCAGGTTCTGAGCGCCCCGGCCTGCTGGATGACAACGGCACGTTGCGGGATCTCAGCGCACATATTGCCGACATTAGCGGCGAATTTCTGCAGCCTGAAACGCTGGATAAACTGCGCCAGCTCGATCCGCACACGCTGCCACTGGTCGGCGGTGAACCACGTCTGGGTGCCTGTGTCGGCAAGGTGGGGAAATTTATCTGTATCGGCCTCAATTACGCCGACCACGCCGCCGAAACTGGCGCGGAGATCCCGAAAGAACCGGTGATTTTCAGCAAATGGACCAGCGCGATGGTCGGGCCAAATGACGACGTGGAGATCCCGCGTGATTCTGTCAAAACCGACTGGGAAGTGGAACTCGGTGTGGTGATCGGCACCGGCGGGCGCTATATCAGCGAAGCCGATGCGATGTCGCACGTCGCCGGTTACTGCGTGATTAACGATGTCTCTGAGCGCGAATTCCAGATTGAACGCGGCGGCACCTGGGACAAAGGTAAAGGTTGCGACACATTCGGCCCGACCGGTCCGTGGCTGGTGACAGCGGATGAAATCCCTGACCCGCACCAGTTGAATCTGTGGCTGGAAGTTGACGGCAAGCGCTATCAGAACGGCAATACGCGCACCATGATTTTCCAGATCCCAGAAATCATCAGTTATCTCAGCCGCTTCATGAGCCTGCAACCCGGTGACATCATTTCTACCGGCACACCGCCGGGCGTCGGACTGGGGCAAAAACCGCCGGTGTACCTGAAAGCCGGTCAGGTGATGCGGCTTGGGATTGAAGGTTTGGGTGAGCAGCGCCAGAAGACAGTGCAGGCATAA
- a CDS encoding L-fuconate dehydratase, with protein MTTITALRVEDVRFPTSLALDGSDAMNPDPDYSAAYVILDTDTPALKGHGLTFTIGRGNEICCAAIKALEHLIVGRELADITADMGQFWRDFTSDSQLRWIGPDKGAIHLATGAVVNAVWDLWSKAAGKPLWKLVADMSPEELVRCIDFRYITDCITPQEALALLQQRADNKPRRTEKLLAEGYPCYTTSAGWLGYPDDKLRRLCQEAVDAGFDYLKLKVGRDLEDDIRRVRIAREVIGPDRKLMIDANQVWETNDAIPWVNALAFANPWFIEEPTSPDDIEGHRKIRQGVAPVKVATGEMCQNRIMFKQFIMREAIDVVQIDACRMGGVNEVLAVMLMAAKYNLPVCPHAGGVGLCEYVQHLSMIDYLCIAGTHEGRVIEYVDHLHEHFVHPCDVRGAAYMPPQASGFSIEMHQASIERYRHHA; from the coding sequence ATGACAACGATTACCGCTTTACGTGTTGAAGATGTGCGTTTCCCGACCTCGCTGGCGCTGGACGGTTCGGATGCCATGAACCCGGATCCGGATTATTCCGCCGCGTATGTGATTTTAGACACTGACACTCCGGCGCTGAAAGGCCACGGCCTGACCTTCACCATCGGGCGCGGCAATGAAATCTGCTGTGCGGCGATTAAAGCGCTGGAACATCTGATCGTGGGCCGCGAACTGGCGGACATTACCGCCGATATGGGCCAGTTCTGGCGCGATTTCACCAGCGACAGCCAGTTGCGCTGGATTGGTCCTGACAAAGGCGCAATCCACCTGGCGACCGGTGCGGTGGTTAACGCGGTGTGGGATTTATGGAGCAAAGCCGCCGGTAAACCGCTGTGGAAACTGGTCGCCGATATGTCGCCGGAAGAGCTGGTGCGCTGCATCGATTTTCGTTACATCACTGACTGCATCACGCCGCAGGAAGCGCTGGCCTTATTGCAGCAACGTGCCGACAACAAACCCCGGCGCACGGAGAAACTGCTGGCGGAAGGCTACCCGTGCTACACCACGTCAGCGGGCTGGCTCGGCTATCCCGACGATAAACTTCGCCGTTTATGTCAGGAAGCGGTCGACGCCGGTTTCGATTATCTGAAACTAAAAGTCGGGCGCGACCTGGAAGACGACATCCGCCGTGTGCGCATCGCCCGCGAAGTGATCGGCCCGGACCGCAAACTGATGATCGACGCCAATCAGGTATGGGAAACCAACGACGCCATCCCCTGGGTGAACGCCCTCGCCTTTGCCAACCCCTGGTTTATCGAAGAACCGACTAGCCCGGACGACATCGAAGGCCACCGCAAAATCCGTCAGGGCGTTGCACCGGTTAAAGTCGCCACCGGCGAAATGTGCCAGAACCGCATCATGTTCAAGCAGTTCATTATGCGCGAAGCCATCGACGTGGTGCAGATTGATGCCTGCCGCATGGGCGGCGTCAACGAAGTGCTGGCGGTGATGCTGATGGCGGCCAAATACAATCTGCCGGTGTGTCCGCACGCGGGCGGCGTCGGGTTATGCGAATACGTGCAGCATCTGTCGATGATTGATTATCTGTGCATCGCAGGTACGCACGAAGGCCGCGTCATCGAATACGTTGACCATCTTCACGAGCATTTTGTGCATCCGTGCGACGTCCGGGGCGCGGCCTATATGCCGCCGCAGGCATCGGGATTCTCCATTGAGATGCATCAGGCGTCGATCGAAAGATACCGCCATCACGCCTGA
- a CDS encoding amidohydrolase family protein encodes MMRIDSHQHFWRYTPQDYRWIGDDMAVLKQDLLPEILRPALQRHDIQGTVLVQACSSVQETRWLLEIAEQTDFVHAVTGWVDLSSPALQRDLEAISHPMLRGFRHQVQDESSPAQWLENPTINAGIRQIQRQDYVYEILVTHRHLRDAVQFAAKHDGHFLVLDHFGKPDLSRGAAYWKQQIAPLAGLKHVSCKLSGLLTEPRPAGMPARDLLPYFDAALDVFGAGRLMFGSDWPVCLLADGDENPWDLCEQATAALSSDEQAAIYGGNACTIYRLQPLPITGND; translated from the coding sequence ATGATGCGAATCGACAGCCACCAGCATTTCTGGCGCTACACCCCGCAGGATTATCGCTGGATAGGTGATGACATGGCGGTGCTGAAACAGGATTTATTGCCGGAGATATTGCGGCCTGCGTTACAACGTCACGATATTCAGGGCACGGTTCTGGTTCAGGCCTGTTCCTCTGTGCAGGAAACCCGCTGGCTGCTGGAGATCGCAGAGCAAACCGACTTTGTGCATGCCGTGACCGGCTGGGTGGATCTGTCGTCACCCGCGCTGCAACGGGATCTGGAGGCTATTTCGCACCCGATGCTGCGCGGCTTTCGTCATCAGGTTCAGGACGAGTCTTCACCTGCGCAGTGGCTGGAAAATCCGACCATCAATGCGGGTATTCGCCAGATTCAGCGGCAGGACTATGTCTATGAAATTCTGGTGACGCATCGCCATCTGCGCGATGCCGTGCAGTTCGCGGCAAAGCATGACGGGCATTTTCTGGTGCTCGATCACTTCGGCAAGCCGGATCTCAGCCGGGGTGCAGCGTACTGGAAGCAGCAGATTGCACCGCTGGCGGGGTTAAAACACGTCAGTTGCAAGCTCTCGGGGTTGCTGACCGAGCCGCGTCCGGCAGGTATGCCAGCCCGCGATCTGTTGCCGTATTTCGATGCCGCACTGGACGTTTTCGGTGCCGGACGCCTGATGTTTGGTTCCGACTGGCCGGTGTGTTTACTGGCAGACGGGGATGAAAATCCGTGGGATTTATGTGAACAGGCCACGGCCGCACTCAGTTCTGACGAGCAGGCAGCCATTTATGGCGGCAATGCCTGCACGATTTATCGATTACAGCCTTTACCGATTACAGGAAATGACTGA
- a CDS encoding L-fucose dehydrogenase has protein sequence MNLHLQNKVVMVTGGGSGIGAAISLTLAEEGAVPVIISNTEPANELMHKLQQLSPQASFVLTELRDEASCKAAVNEVLTRYGSIDGLVNNAGANDSVGLDAGREAFVQSLEQNLIHYYLMAHLSLNALRASRGAIVNISSKTALTGQGNTSGYASAKGGILALTREWAAALLGDGIRVNAVIPAEVMTPLYERWIKSFDHPEEKLQQITSHIPLGQRMTTPQEIANTVVFLLSSRASHTTGQWLTVDGGYTHLDRALT, from the coding sequence ATGAATCTGCATCTGCAAAATAAAGTGGTGATGGTCACCGGTGGCGGTTCCGGTATCGGCGCGGCGATTTCGCTGACGCTGGCGGAAGAAGGCGCGGTTCCGGTGATCATCAGCAATACCGAACCGGCCAATGAACTGATGCATAAACTGCAACAGCTTTCGCCACAGGCCAGTTTTGTACTGACTGAACTGCGCGACGAAGCCAGTTGCAAGGCAGCGGTGAATGAGGTGCTTACCCGCTACGGCAGCATCGACGGGCTGGTGAACAATGCCGGTGCCAACGACAGCGTCGGGCTGGATGCCGGTCGCGAAGCCTTTGTGCAATCGCTCGAGCAGAATCTGATCCACTATTACCTGATGGCGCACCTGAGCCTGAACGCCCTGCGCGCCAGCCGGGGAGCTATCGTCAATATCAGCTCGAAAACCGCACTCACCGGACAAGGCAACACCAGCGGTTACGCTTCGGCCAAAGGCGGCATTCTGGCGCTGACCCGCGAATGGGCAGCGGCGCTGCTCGGCGACGGTATCCGCGTGAACGCGGTGATCCCGGCGGAAGTCATGACGCCGCTGTACGAACGCTGGATCAAAAGCTTCGACCATCCCGAAGAAAAGCTGCAACAAATCACTTCGCATATTCCGCTGGGACAGCGTATGACCACGCCGCAGGAAATCGCCAACACCGTGGTGTTCCTGCTCTCTTCCCGCGCCTCGCACACCACCGGCCAGTGGCTGACCGTGGACGGCGGTTATACGCATCTCGACCGGGCCTTAACATGA
- a CDS encoding L-rhamnose mutarotase, with translation MKRRYCQALDLADDPVLIEEYQRYHREIWPEITAHLRRYGIADMEIYRLGNRLMMVMETTEDFDSGLFERRSLEDPKVCEWEALMWKYQRPTPWTPAGEKWVEMEKIFSLADQK, from the coding sequence ATGAAACGCCGCTATTGTCAGGCGCTGGATCTGGCGGACGATCCGGTGCTTATCGAAGAATATCAGCGTTATCACCGCGAAATCTGGCCGGAAATTACCGCGCACCTGCGCCGCTATGGCATCGCAGACATGGAAATTTACCGGCTGGGCAACCGCCTGATGATGGTGATGGAAACCACGGAAGATTTTGACAGCGGACTGTTCGAACGCCGCAGTCTGGAGGATCCGAAAGTCTGCGAATGGGAAGCCCTGATGTGGAAGTATCAGCGCCCTACGCCGTGGACGCCCGCCGGTGAAAAGTGGGTGGAAATGGAGAAGATTTTTTCGCTGGCTGATCAGAAATAG